In one window of Desulfatiglans anilini DSM 4660 DNA:
- a CDS encoding riboflavin synthase, which translates to MFTGLVEGIGTIVGISRMGGDVRLTVRPGFPMDDCRIGDSVSVNGACLTVTDIAARVLGMDVSAETLRCTTLGRLKTGDTVNLERALRLGDRLGGHLVAGHVDGIGTIRARDRRERSWLLRVAVDALLTAYMIDKGSVAVDGVSLTINRTGPDFFECNIIPQTGRETVLLERRIGDLVNIETDLIGKYVEKFFLRGKTAPGREPRDEKRPGITLEMLYQNGFGD; encoded by the coding sequence ATGTTTACCGGATTGGTGGAAGGGATCGGAACGATCGTCGGGATCAGCCGCATGGGAGGCGATGTGCGTCTTACGGTGCGCCCCGGTTTTCCCATGGACGACTGCCGGATCGGTGACAGCGTCAGCGTGAACGGCGCCTGCCTGACCGTGACCGACATCGCCGCGCGCGTCCTCGGGATGGATGTTTCCGCCGAAACGCTCCGCTGCACGACCCTGGGCCGCCTCAAGACGGGGGATACGGTCAATCTCGAGCGGGCCCTGCGGCTGGGAGACCGGCTGGGGGGCCATCTGGTGGCCGGGCATGTGGACGGCATCGGAACGATCCGCGCCAGGGACCGGCGGGAGCGGTCCTGGCTGTTGCGCGTGGCGGTGGATGCGCTCCTGACGGCCTACATGATCGACAAGGGGTCCGTGGCGGTCGACGGGGTCAGCTTGACCATCAACCGCACCGGCCCTGATTTTTTCGAGTGCAACATCATCCCTCAAACGGGAAGGGAAACGGTGCTGCTTGAGCGTCGCATCGGAGATCTGGTGAATATTGAAACCGACCTCATCGGCAAATATGTCGAGAAATTTTTCCTCAGAGGAAAGACCGCCCCGGGGCGGGAGCCGAGGGATGAGAAGAGGCCGGGCATTACATTGGAAATGCTCTATCAGAACGGATTTGGTGATTGA